One segment of Plasmodium vivax chromosome 14, whole genome shotgun sequence DNA contains the following:
- a CDS encoding hypothetical protein, conserved (encoded by transcript PVX_101257A), which yields MQDEGRAKPQQEEAARTKRKVAADVLTVATIALIVRALTAGYTIIWSQLINSYKSTNDLLCEGENSSLWNYVKCFSSWDGEYFLRLSLNETEYLYEQNHAFFPALPFVVGSLKRLLEGGFPHVSTCTMHMLIAIIANNFFFAFSAIGLYLFVYTSLSVGATPMGVVSSQKESAKKGATYMQSVKSAEDSRRLSFLAAILFTVNMGSIHMSSFYSESFFCCLSMWGFTFLQCSLNVSKGSFTFDLLAVLCFSLASFFRSNGILFLIPLLVHNLRSCALCVHCAGVLPRGGEGDRAVKAKRLSCSSDEGHTLSRLPYKGTLLQFALHWAKALLEAALVVLPLLTFQLYAYHLYCVQGHDDQWREERKQFHKFFLSFWANPLEYASGERYTRVEDQLIRRPWCKKTIPFIYSYIQREYWGVKFLKVVRSPSAGVLYALPVYFVSLHAVYDFFLCRKFPRGGEASFLLSPFLGGVLHLGVLCLYLLLFAHGEVSTRRSYEAAKR from the coding sequence TATGGTCACAACTGATAAACAGTTACAAGTCTACGAATGACCTGCTCTGCGAAGGAGAAAACTCCTCTCTGTGgaattatgtaaaatgtttttcttcctggGATGGAGAGTATTTTTTACGCTTATCATTAAACGAGACGGAGTATCTCTACGAGCAGAACCATGCCTTTTTCCCTGCACTTCCTTTCGTAGTAGGTTCCTTAAAAAGGCTGTTggagggggggttcccccatGTGAGTACCTGCACAATGCATATGCTAATCGCCATAATtgctaataattttttttttgccttttccgccATTGGGTTGTACCTATTTGTGTATACCTCCCTCAGTGTAGGGGCAACACCTATGGGTGTTGTGTCTTCCCAAAAGGAGAGCGCAAAGAAAGGGGCCACCTACATGCAGAGTGTTAAAAGTGCGGAGGACTCGCGCCGCCTGAGCTTCCTGGCAGCCATTCTATTTACCGTCAACATGGGCAGTATACACATGAGCAGTTTTTACAGTGAGAGTTTCTTTTGCTGTCTCTCCATGTGGGGATTCACCTTTTTACAGTGCTCCCTGAATGTCAGCAAGGGGAGCTTCACCTTCGACCTGTTGGCAGTTTTGTGCTTTTCCCTTGCGTCCTTCTTCAGGTCCAAcggaattttatttttaattcctctTCTCGTGCACAACTTGAGATCGTGCGCGTTGTGCGTGCACTGCGCAGGGGTGTTACctcgcgggggggagggagacAGGGCAGTCAAAGCGAAGAGGTTGAGCTGCTCCTCAGACGAAGGGCATACGTTGAGCCGCCTCCCATACAAAGGGACCCTCTTGCAGTTTGCCCTCCACTGGGCAAAGGCACTCCTCGAAGCAGCTCTCGTGGTGCTGCCCCTCCTCACCTTTCAACTCTACGCCTACCACTTGTACTGCGTGCAGGGACATGATGACCAGTGGAGAGAGGAGCGCAAACAGtttcacaaattttttttatcattttgggCAAACCCTCTTGAGTATGCAAGCGGGGAGAGGTACACCCGTGTTGAAGACCAACTGATTCGTAGACCCTGGTGCAAGAAAACCATTCCATTTATTTACAGTTACATTCAGCGTGAGTATTGGGGTGTtaagtttttaaaagtggTCAGATCGCCCAGTGCCGGTGTGCTGTATGCTTTGCCCGTTTATTTTGTGTCTCTTCATGCTGtgtatgatttttttctgtgccgGAAgttcccccgggggggggaggcttCTTTCCTGCTTAGCCCCTTCCtcgggggggtcctccacCTGGGCGTGCTGTGCCTCTACCTGTTGCTGTTTGCCCACGGCGAGGTGAGCACGCGGCGTAGCtatgaagcggcgaagcgatGA